A DNA window from Jaculus jaculus isolate mJacJac1 chromosome 1, mJacJac1.mat.Y.cur, whole genome shotgun sequence contains the following coding sequences:
- the Pdp2 gene encoding pyruvate dehydrogenase [acetyl-transferring]-phosphatase 2, mitochondrial, producing the protein MSSTVAYWIFSSARNRIATLQGGRRLYSRVVSNRNQLKWRLSSPSLPEIKNSSPCGGFTLQKAYRHTSTEEEDLQLQLSPEQVNEVLRAGESAHKALDFNSGVPNSVLRFESNQLAANSPVEDRQGVASCLQTSGLMFGIFDGHGGHACAQAVSERLFYYMAVSLMSHQTLEQMEEAVENLKPLLPILQWLKHPGDSIYKDVTSVHLDHLRVYWQELLDLHMEMGLSIEEALMYSFQRLDSDISLEIQAPLEDEVTKNLSLQVAFSGATACMAHVNGVHLHVANAGDCRAILGVQEDNGMWSCLPLTCDHNAWNEAELSRLKREHPESEDKTLIIDDRLLGVLIPCRAFGDVQLKWTKELQRNVLGRGFDTEALNIYQFTPPHLYTPPYLTAKPEVTYHRLRPKDKFLVLASDGLWDMLGNEDVVRLVVGHLSKVDRHKPDLAQRPANLGFMQSLLLQRKASGLHAADQNAATHLIRHAIGSNEYGEMEPERLAAMLTLPEDVARMYRDDITVTVVFFDSDSIDAYYKGG; encoded by the coding sequence ATGTCAAGTACCGTGGCCTACTGGATCTTCAGTTCTGCAAGAAACCGCATTGCTACATTACAAGGCGGCAGACGCTTATACTCAAGAGTTGTCTCAAATAGGAATCAGTTGAAATGGAGACTCTCTTCTCCATCACTTCCCGAAATAAAAAACAGTTCCCCGTGTGGTGGCTTCACTTTACAGAAAGCCTACAGACACACATCAACGGAGGAAGAGGATCTCCAGTTGCAGCTTAGCCCTGAGCAGGTAAATGAAGTCCTTCGAGCTGGTGAGTCTGCCCACAAGGCTCTTGACTTCAACAGTGGAGTCCCAAATTCAGTGTTACGCTTTGAGAGCAACCAGCTGGCTGCCAATTCCCCAGTGGAGGACCGACAAGGTGTAGCCTCCTGCCTGCAGACCAGTGGGCTGATGTTTGGCATCTTTGACGGACATGgtggtcatgcatgtgcacaagccGTGAGCGAGAGGCTCTTCTACTACATGGCAGTGTCCCTGATGTCTCACCAGACCTTGGAGCAGATGGAAGAAGCAGTGGAAAACCTGAAACCCCTGCTGCCCATCCTGCAGTGGCTCAAGCACCCAGGGgacagtatctacaaagatgtcaCATCAGTGCATCTGGACCACCTCCGTGTCTATTGGCAGGAACTGCTTGACCTGCACATGGAAATGGGCCTGAGTATTGAAGAAGCATTAATGTATTCTTTCCAGCGACTGGATTCTGACATCTCACTGGAAATTCAGGCCCCCTTGGAAGATGAGGTAACAAAGAACTTGTCCCTCCAGGTTGCTTTCTCTGGAGCAACAGCTTGCATGGCCCATGTCAATGGGGTTCACTTGCATGTGGCAAATGCTGGTGACTGCCGGGCTATCCTAGGTGTTCAGGAAGACAATGGTATGTGGTCCTGTCTACCTCTCACCTGCGATCACAATGCCTGGAATGAGGCCGAGCTGTCCCGGCTTAAGAGAGAACACCCTGAGTCAGAGGACAAGACACTCATCATAGATGATAGGCTGCTGGGCGTGCTCATACCCTGCAGGGCCTTCGGGGACGTCCAGCTGAAGTGGACTAAGGAGCTTCAGCGTAATGTCCTAGGGAGGGGCTTTGATACTGAAGCCCTCAACATTTACCAGTTCACCCCACCTCACCTCTACACTCCACCCTATCTGACTGCCAAGCCTGAGGTTACATACCACAGGCTGAGGCCCAAGGATAAGTTCCTTGTGCTGGCTTCAGATGGCCTGTGGGACATGCTAGGCAATGAGGATGTAGTGAGGCTGGTGGTGGGGCACCTGTCCAAGGTAGATCGCCACAAGCCAGACCTAGCCCAAAGACCAGCCAACTTGGGCTTCATGCAGAGTCTGCTGCTGCAGAGAAAAGCCAGTGGACTTCATGCAGCTGACCAGAACGCGGCCACACATTTGATCAGACATGCCATCGGTAGCAATGAGTACGGAGAGATGGAGCCAGAGCGGCTGGCTGCTATGCTGACATTGCCAGAGGACGTGGCAAGGATGTACCGAGATGATATCACTGTCACTGTGGTGTTTTTTGACTCAGACTCTATTGACGCATATTACAAGGGGGGTTAA